One window of the Lipingzhangella halophila genome contains the following:
- a CDS encoding HEAT repeat domain-containing protein, translating into MAEMPQELRAALEADDAGEFAQLLRQRRPEDVEALRDLLSTEDDIPADHRTKAMYAFGQWREESVVPEIRRLLPGLDERGRIGALSALGRIGTPDSVEALGEHAEDPSPQVRKAAAVGLGRVGTPDARRRLTQMAQAESEPWLRDLATRSAS; encoded by the coding sequence ATGGCGGAGATGCCACAGGAGTTGCGCGCCGCCCTGGAAGCGGATGACGCCGGAGAGTTCGCGCAGCTTCTCCGGCAGCGCCGCCCCGAGGATGTCGAGGCACTGCGGGACCTGCTGTCCACGGAGGACGACATCCCCGCCGACCACCGGACGAAAGCCATGTACGCCTTCGGACAGTGGCGGGAGGAGTCCGTGGTGCCGGAAATCCGCCGGTTGCTGCCGGGCCTGGACGAACGAGGCCGTATCGGTGCGCTGAGCGCTCTCGGACGCATCGGAACCCCGGACAGCGTGGAGGCTCTCGGCGAGCACGCCGAGGATCCCTCCCCGCAGGTGCGCAAGGCCGCGGCGGTCGGGTTGGGACGTGTCGGCACCCCTGACGCCCGGCGCCGTCTGACGCAGATGGCCCAGGCGGAGAGTGAGCCCTGGCTGCGGGACCTGGCCACCCGCAGCGCGTCCTGA